The Sandaracinus amylolyticus genomic interval CTCGGATCGCGATCGCCCCGCCCGCCACGCGTCCGCACCGGTGATCGACTCACGATCGCCGGTCGCGCCACGTGTCCGGGCCCCCCACGGAATCGCGAGCGCCGGCCGCGCCACCCGGCCGCGCCACGCCTCGTCTTCGCGCCGCCCGGCACGCCGCGCAGCGCGCCGCGCCCGCGCAGTCCCCGAGCGGGCCCCGCGCCGGGTCGCGCCCCGGCCCCGGCCCCCGCTCAGTCTTCGATCAGGTTGTCGATCTGCGCCTTCACCTTCGCGAAGCGACGCAGGTAGTCGGTGTGCTCGGCGCGGAACGCCTGGATCAGCCGGCGCTCCTGGGCTTTCGTGGCGAGCTCGCCGGTGATCTTCTTCACCGCCGCGACGAGCTGCTCGGGCTTCGCGAACGGGCGGATCACTCCGTCGACCTGACCGCGCTCGATCCGGTCGATGTGACCCTCGGCGCCCATGCGGTGGTAGAGCAGACCGAGCAGCTCGCTGCGCTCCGCCTGCAGCGTCTTGATCACCATCGAGCCGCGCAGGTCCGGGAGCTCGGCGTTGGCGACGATGATGTCGATGCGCTCGCGCGAGCCGCGATCGAGCGCCGCGCCGCCGCTGTTGTCGGCGAGGATCTCCCAGCTCTCCTTCGTGACCAGCGGGGCGAGCGCGTTGAGGAAGTCGCCGTCGCCGTCGACGAAGAGCACCTTCGGGCGCATCGGCGGCGCGGCCATCGACACGTCCGCGTAGGTGCGGCGCGCGAGCTCGAGGATCACCTTGAACGACTCGTTCAGCACGGTGCGCACGTCGCGGTGCAGCTCGCCGCCCTCGTCGCGCGCCTTGTAGCGGGCGACGCCGGTCTCGACCGCGGCGCGCATGTGCTCGACCTGGTCGGGCGCCTTCACGATCACGTCCTGCACGCCGAGGCGCATCGCGGCGACGGCGCCCTCGAACGAGCGGCGGCTCGTCAGCAGCATCACCGCGGTCTGTCGCGAGCGCTCGCGCACGAAGCGCACGAGCTCGAGCCCGCCGCCCTGGGTGTCGACGTCGAGGTCGATCAGCGCGGCGGGGAAGAACTTGTTGGTGACGTAGTCGCGCGCCTCGGGCCCGGTGCGCGCGGCCGTGCACACGAAGCCCTTCTGATCGAAGAAGCGACGGAGCCCCTCGCGATCGCGATCCACCGAGTCGACGATCAGCAGCTCCTCACCCGCCATCCGCGCTCTCCTCGAACGAGAGTGTCGTCGGGATGCGCGGAAGAGAGAAGAGAGAAGCGAACGCCCGATCCGGCCGAACGGACAGGCCGGAGCGGTCAGCGCGAGAAGGGCATCTGCATGGGCAGCTCGTCGACGCCCTCGGGCGGACGCGGCAGCCGCCAGTCCTCGACCTGACGCTGCAGGCACGCAGCGAGCGCGTCGCGGCCGGTGGTGTTGCGCTCGATCTGCGCGCCCGTGACCTCGCCCGAGCCCTGGATCGTGAAGCCGATGACGACGGTGCCGCGCACCGCCTGCTGATCGACGCGCGACTCGTGGTCGAAGCACATCTGCGCGCGGCGGATGTAGTACTCGCGGATGTAGCGCCGCACGTGCGCCGCGTAGGCGTCCATCAGCACGTCCTCTTCTTCGCCCTCGGGCACGCCGCCCGCGCGCTCCCAGTCGACGGTGCCGGTCGAGGTGCCACCGCCGGTCGGGGCGCCGGAGCCGCCGGTGGTGGTGCCGGGATCGACGGGGGTGGTCGCGCCGCCGCCCGTCGAGGCGCCGCCGCCCGTCGAGGCGCCGCCGCCCGTCGAGGCGCCGCCGCCCGTCGAGGCGCCGCCGCCGTCGAGGCGCCGCCGCCCGTCGAGGCGCCGCCCGTCGAGGCGCCGCCCGTCGAGGCGCTGCCGCCGGTCGAGGCACCGCCGCCCGTCGAGGCGCCGCCGCCCGTCGAGGCACCGCCGCCCGTCGAGGAACCGCCGCCGGTCGACGGGCTCCCGCGCGGCCGCGTCGCGCCGCCGGTTCGCTTGGTGACGCGCGGCGTGCCGGGCACGAAGTCGATGTCCTCGGGGAGCTCTTCGCCCGCCGGGACGGGATCGCCGATCTCGATCGGCGCCTCGTCCTCGGGCGTGCCCTCGCCGGGCGCCTCGGCCGCGGGCGGTGCGTCGCCGGGACGCATCATCACGAACATCCCGCCCGCGCCGAGCCCGAACAGCGCGAGCCCCGCCGCGATGAGGATCCCCCAGGTGCGACGCCCCGAGCGCACGCCGATCGCCTCGAGCGAGACCCGCGAGCCGCTCATGGTGCTCGCGCCCGTGCTCGTGCCCGACGAGGTGGTCCCGCTGCTCGTGGGAGCGCCGCCCGCCGCGCCGATCGGTCCGCCCGGCTCGCCCGGCGCCGCGATCCGCGCTCCGCACATGTTGCAGAAGCGCGAGTCGTCCGTGTTGCGGGCACCGCACGACTGACAGAAGACCATCGACGCCATTCGTTCCTCGCGCGCGAGCCTATCAGAGCGCTCGTGCTCCGACGGCCGCGCGCGCCTGCACGTCGGCGCAGCGCGCTCGCTCTCGACCGATCCGGAGCCTACAGTCGCGGCCCGTGCACCGCGCGCTTCCATCGCTGATCGCCCTCGCCTGTCTCCTCGCGCCCGCGATCGCGCGCGCCGACGAGGGCGACACGGTGTACGGCCGCCTCTCCGGCGACCTCGTGCTGAGCGCGGGCATCGGCGGCGGCATGGTCGTGAACGATCGCGTCGGCCCGGAGATCACCGGCACGACGACGATCGAGCTGCGCGCGCGCCTGCTCGACAGCGGCGGCCTCGTGATCGCGCCCGAGTGGCGGCCCGAGGGCGACGATCGCGTGATCGTCGGCGTCGACGTGCGCCCGCTCTTCCTGCTGCGGTTCCTCATGAACATGCAGTCGGGCGACGCGTGGCTCGATCTCTTCGTGGACTCGATCGGCATCGACCTCGGCGTCGCGATCGGTCCGTTCGACGACGACGTCGGGGTCGCGACCGCGCTCGGGCTCGGCGTCGACGTGCCGCTCTTCCTGCCCGACGGAGTCCTCGGCGGCGTGTTCTTCCGCGTGGCGACGCGCTGGGTCGGCGCGCTCTCGACGGATCAGCTCGCGCCGACGGGGGGCACCAACGACCTCGTCGTGCTCGGCGTGCTGACGGTGCGCGGCGTCGCGGACCTCGGGCTCGGCGGGTGGGCGCCGCCGACGTATCGCGTGCGCGAGCAGTGACGACGCTCACCGGCGCGCGGGAGGCGGCGTCGGACGGGATATGGCGTAGCGGGAGCGATTCCTCTACCGTCGTCGGGCACTTCTTCCTTCTGCTCTGCGGAGACGAATCATGTCCTCCACGCGCCTCGCCCTCCTCTCGACGCTCGCGATCGCGGTGCTCGCGCTCTCCGCGTGCGGCCGCTCCACGCTGCGCACCGGACCGGTCGACGGCTTCGACGCAGGACCACAGGTCGATGGCGACGTGCCTCCGCCCGACGCGCCGGGGAGCGACGCGCCGGCGGCGCGCTGCGGCGACGGACGCTGCAACCCGAGCGAGACGTGCGAGTCGTGCGCGGTCGACTGCGGCGCGTGCGGCGGATGCGGCGACGGGATGTGCACGGACGGCGAGGACTGCACGATCTGCCCGAGCGACTGCGGCGTCTGCGAGACCTGCGACGACGGCACGTGCGATCCGACCGAGAGCTGTCGCAGCTGCCCCGAGGACTGCGGCGCGTGCGCGACGTGCGGCGACGGGACGTGCAACGACGGCGAGAGCTGCTTCTCCTGCCCCGGCGACTGCGGCGCGTGCGCGCGCTGCGGCGACGGGACGTGCGGCACCGGCGAGACGTGCTCGTCGTGCGCGGTCGACTGCGGCCGCTGCGACACCTGCGGCAACGGCATGTGCGACGGCGGCGAGACGTGCGCGACGTGCGCGACCGACTGCGGTCGCTGCGTGCGCTGCGGCGACCGGATGTGCTCGAGCACCGAGACGTGCAGCTCGTGCCCCGAGGACTGCGGGCGCTGCGAGACGTGCGGCAACGGCACGTGCAACACGGCGACCGAGGACTGCAGCACGTGCCCGATGGACTGCGGCGTGTGCAGCACGTGCGGGGATCGTCGCTGCGACGCGGCGCGCGGCGAGACGTGCGGATCGTGCCCCGAGGACTGCGGCGCGTGCTCGCGCTGCGGCCCGGGCACGGCGGGCGCGGGCTTCTGCGAGCCGCCCGACGAGGACTGCTTCTCGTGCCCCGCGGACTGCGGCGAGTGCGATCCGTGCGGCGACGGAACGTGCGACGCGGCGGCGGGCGAGACGTGCTTCACGTGCGCCGAGGACTGCGGTCGCTGCATGGGCTGCGGCGATGGTCGCTGCAGCGGCACCGAGAGCTGCTCGAGCTGCGCGGCGGACTGCGGCTCGTGCGCGTTCTGC includes:
- a CDS encoding TonB family protein, with the protein product MDAYAAHVRRYIREYYIRRAQMCFDHESRVDQQAVRGTVVIGFTIQGSGEVTGAQIERNTTGRDALAACLQRQVEDWRLPRPPEGVDELPMQMPFSR
- a CDS encoding response regulator produces the protein MAGEELLIVDSVDRDREGLRRFFDQKGFVCTAARTGPEARDYVTNKFFPAALIDLDVDTQGGGLELVRFVRERSRQTAVMLLTSRRSFEGAVAAMRLGVQDVIVKAPDQVEHMRAAVETGVARYKARDEGGELHRDVRTVLNESFKVILELARRTYADVSMAAPPMRPKVLFVDGDGDFLNALAPLVTKESWEILADNSGGAALDRGSRERIDIIVANAELPDLRGSMVIKTLQAERSELLGLLYHRMGAEGHIDRIERGQVDGVIRPFAKPEQLVAAVKKITGELATKAQERRLIQAFRAEHTDYLRRFAKVKAQIDNLIED
- a CDS encoding zinc-ribbon domain-containing protein; its protein translation is MASMVFCQSCGARNTDDSRFCNMCGARIAAPGEPGGPIGAAGGAPTSSGTTSSGTSTGASTMSGSRVSLEAIGVRSGRRTWGILIAAGLALFGLGAGGMFVMMRPGDAPPAAEAPGEGTPEDEAPIEIGDPVPAGEELPEDIDFVPGTPRVTKRTGGATRPRGSPSTGGGSSTGGGASTGGGASTGGGASTGGSASTGGASTGGASTGGGASTAAAPRRAAAPRRAAAPRRAAAPRRAAARPPPSIPAPPPAAPAPRPAVAPRPAPSTGSARAACPRAKKRTC